In Gemmata obscuriglobus, a single genomic region encodes these proteins:
- the htpG gene encoding molecular chaperone HtpG, whose amino-acid sequence MAAETLEFKAELKQLLHLITHSLYSDREIFLRELISNASDAINKVRFDALANADKLEGNTDWKIKLTPNAEAKTLTISDNGIGMTREEVIANLGTVAQSGTKAFLEAAKQAGKSGEAPGLIGQFGVGFYSAFMVADKVTVVTRGPGSPADGTRWESDGQGAYTLEAAEKPARGTDVILHLKDDAKDFLDQWRLRSLVRKFSDFLEHPVTMDVEKEVGEGEEKKKEVTEETLNSRKAIWLRSKSEVKPEEYDEFYKSLTHDSDGPADIIHYAAEGKTEFKVLCFVPARKPWGFDYEEPVAGLKLYVQRVLIMDRCEQLLPTYLRFVKGVVDSADLPLNVSRELLQQNPLLDVIQKSVVKNVLESLGGMKNIEFDKYLGFYKAFGTVLKEGLTRDWSNREKIADLLLFESANTEAGKFTTLAEYVGKMPEGQKDIAYLIGESAEQLRHSPYLEAFRAKGQDVLLLTDPIDEFAIPQLGEYKGKKLVAADRGEAAGGGDVPDGDKERFKALLGALKEKLPDVADVRLTNRLTESAACLVADANGVSAHMERLMERMGRDSGTAKRVLELNPNHATVEAVRTLHEKDAADVRLDLYARLLYEQAVVAEGSKVSDPVAFAKRVNDLIARDAKAGA is encoded by the coding sequence ATGGCCGCCGAAACGCTCGAGTTCAAAGCCGAACTGAAGCAGCTCCTGCACCTCATCACGCACTCGCTCTACTCGGACCGCGAGATCTTCCTCCGCGAGCTGATCTCCAACGCCTCGGACGCCATCAACAAGGTGCGGTTCGACGCGCTGGCCAACGCCGACAAGCTCGAAGGCAACACCGACTGGAAGATCAAACTCACCCCCAACGCCGAAGCGAAAACGCTGACCATCTCCGACAACGGGATCGGGATGACGCGCGAGGAGGTGATCGCCAACCTCGGCACGGTCGCCCAGTCGGGCACGAAGGCGTTCCTGGAGGCCGCGAAGCAGGCCGGCAAGTCCGGCGAAGCGCCGGGGCTGATCGGGCAGTTCGGCGTCGGCTTCTACTCCGCGTTCATGGTCGCCGACAAGGTGACGGTGGTCACCCGCGGCCCGGGCTCACCGGCTGATGGCACCCGGTGGGAGTCCGACGGGCAGGGCGCGTACACGCTTGAGGCGGCCGAGAAGCCGGCCCGCGGGACGGACGTGATCCTGCACCTCAAGGACGACGCGAAGGACTTCCTCGATCAGTGGCGGCTCCGCTCGCTGGTGCGGAAGTTCTCGGACTTCCTCGAGCACCCCGTCACGATGGACGTCGAGAAGGAGGTGGGCGAGGGCGAGGAGAAGAAGAAAGAGGTCACCGAGGAGACGCTCAACTCGCGCAAGGCGATCTGGCTCCGCTCCAAGAGCGAGGTGAAGCCGGAGGAGTACGACGAGTTCTACAAGTCGCTCACGCACGACAGCGACGGCCCCGCGGACATCATCCACTACGCCGCCGAGGGCAAGACCGAGTTCAAGGTGCTGTGCTTCGTCCCGGCCCGCAAGCCGTGGGGGTTCGATTACGAGGAGCCGGTCGCCGGGCTGAAGCTGTACGTGCAGCGCGTGCTCATCATGGACCGGTGCGAGCAACTGCTCCCCACCTACCTGCGGTTCGTGAAGGGCGTGGTGGACTCGGCCGACCTGCCGCTGAACGTGTCGCGCGAGCTGCTGCAGCAGAACCCGCTGCTCGACGTGATCCAGAAGAGCGTGGTCAAGAACGTGCTGGAATCGCTCGGCGGGATGAAGAACATCGAGTTCGACAAGTACCTGGGCTTCTACAAGGCGTTCGGCACAGTCCTGAAGGAGGGGCTGACCCGCGACTGGAGCAACCGCGAGAAGATCGCCGACCTGCTGCTGTTCGAGAGCGCGAACACCGAGGCGGGCAAGTTCACGACGCTGGCCGAATATGTCGGGAAGATGCCCGAGGGCCAGAAGGACATCGCGTACCTGATCGGCGAATCGGCGGAACAGCTCCGGCACTCGCCGTACCTGGAAGCGTTCCGGGCCAAGGGCCAGGACGTGCTGCTGCTCACCGACCCGATCGACGAGTTCGCCATCCCGCAGCTCGGCGAGTACAAGGGCAAGAAACTGGTGGCGGCGGACCGCGGCGAGGCGGCCGGGGGCGGCGACGTGCCGGACGGCGACAAGGAGCGGTTCAAGGCGCTGCTCGGCGCGCTGAAGGAGAAGCTGCCGGACGTGGCGGACGTGCGGCTCACGAACCGGCTCACCGAGAGCGCCGCGTGCCTCGTGGCCGACGCCAACGGGGTGTCGGCGCACATGGAGCGTCTCATGGAGCGGATGGGCCGCGACTCCGGCACCGCGAAGCGCGTCCTGGAACTGAACCCCAACCACGCGACCGTCGAAGCGGTCCGCACGCTGCACGAAAAGGACGCCGCCGACGTGCGGCTCGACCTGTACGCGCGCCTGCTGTACGAGCAGGCGGTGGTGGCGGAAGGGTCGAAGGTGTCGGACCCGGTGGCGTTCGCGAAGCGGGTCAACGACCTGATCGCCCGCGACGCCAAGGCGGGAGCTTAA
- a CDS encoding redoxin domain-containing protein — translation MTTSQVTVRTLAALTLVVGFAAAARAQPAPVTVEWALKQNPKQPGVNVSTPPATGCRITPVLNPDPKAGGKSMGSLLKGPDDKPVRQFVSYDDKSFNIIVYYLDGVEAYREVYMPDPKEPFQFRWVGPNGTKWGLDRNRDGVIDEWAVISPEEVSQEVAAALAANDPKRLAALVVTRENLAGLGLPAADVNQAVARASGVAKKLADTAAALKLSDKARWLHVEYGIPSVRPADAFNGREDYTAYKNGTVFVEDGGKGVPFQMGELVQIGRAWKLVDGPAPGAAVQQVNASGAEAAPVSDEIRPLVERLNKHDEGGAGLKSPQEIAKFNADRADILELINQALKDESKKETWIKMLLDSHAAAAEGDKAGNKHLVRIDQFKKAYSAPGANAAIASYAAFRLIYAENAVAMANLPPNGQLGPIQDKWRESLEEFVKTYPQSADAPEALWRLAMAHEHSGAKDGEAKARVAFEALVKGHANTAQGLKAAGALKRYDAEGKPLELVGTVLGTTQQFNAAQPGKVVVLYYWASWSQSLPDDAKKLQSLLKDYEGKGLAVVTVSVDHDPKVAAEAAKKVGLPGTHLFAEGGLDGSALAAAYGILAPPHAFVIGKDGKIVNRKAQVQTLEDDLKKLFSDK, via the coding sequence ATGACGACTTCGCAGGTGACGGTCAGGACGCTCGCTGCGCTGACGCTGGTGGTCGGGTTCGCCGCTGCCGCGCGTGCCCAGCCGGCCCCGGTGACGGTCGAGTGGGCGCTCAAGCAGAACCCTAAGCAGCCCGGGGTGAACGTTTCGACCCCGCCGGCAACGGGGTGCCGGATCACGCCCGTTCTGAACCCGGACCCGAAAGCGGGCGGCAAGTCGATGGGCTCGCTCCTCAAAGGCCCAGACGACAAGCCGGTGCGCCAGTTCGTGAGCTACGACGACAAGAGCTTCAACATCATCGTGTACTACCTCGACGGGGTCGAGGCGTACCGCGAGGTGTACATGCCGGACCCGAAGGAGCCGTTCCAGTTCCGCTGGGTCGGCCCGAACGGCACCAAGTGGGGGCTGGACCGCAACCGCGACGGGGTCATCGACGAGTGGGCGGTGATCTCCCCCGAAGAGGTGAGCCAGGAGGTGGCCGCGGCGCTGGCCGCGAACGACCCGAAGCGGCTCGCGGCGCTGGTGGTGACCCGCGAGAACCTCGCCGGCCTCGGGCTCCCGGCCGCCGACGTCAACCAGGCGGTCGCCCGCGCAAGCGGGGTGGCGAAGAAGCTGGCGGACACCGCCGCCGCGCTCAAACTAAGCGACAAGGCGCGGTGGCTGCACGTCGAGTATGGCATCCCGAGCGTGCGCCCTGCGGACGCGTTCAACGGGCGCGAGGACTACACCGCGTACAAGAACGGCACGGTGTTCGTGGAGGACGGCGGGAAGGGCGTTCCCTTCCAAATGGGTGAGCTGGTGCAGATCGGCCGCGCGTGGAAGCTCGTGGACGGCCCGGCGCCCGGCGCCGCGGTGCAACAGGTGAACGCCAGCGGGGCCGAAGCGGCCCCGGTGTCGGACGAGATCCGCCCCCTGGTCGAACGGCTCAACAAGCACGACGAGGGAGGCGCAGGGTTAAAGTCGCCGCAGGAGATCGCCAAGTTCAATGCCGACCGGGCAGACATCCTTGAGCTAATCAACCAGGCGCTCAAGGACGAGAGCAAGAAAGAGACCTGGATCAAGATGCTGCTGGACAGCCACGCGGCAGCGGCCGAGGGCGATAAGGCCGGCAACAAACACCTGGTGCGGATCGATCAGTTCAAGAAAGCGTACTCGGCGCCAGGGGCGAACGCGGCCATCGCCTCCTACGCGGCGTTCCGGCTGATCTACGCCGAGAACGCGGTCGCGATGGCGAACCTGCCGCCGAACGGGCAACTCGGTCCGATCCAGGACAAGTGGCGCGAGTCGCTGGAAGAGTTCGTGAAGACGTACCCGCAGAGCGCCGACGCGCCCGAAGCGCTGTGGCGGCTGGCAATGGCGCACGAGCACTCCGGCGCGAAGGACGGCGAGGCGAAGGCGCGGGTCGCGTTCGAGGCGCTGGTGAAGGGCCACGCCAACACCGCGCAGGGGCTGAAGGCCGCGGGCGCGCTGAAGCGGTACGACGCCGAGGGCAAGCCGCTGGAGCTGGTGGGCACGGTGCTGGGCACCACGCAACAGTTCAACGCCGCTCAGCCGGGCAAGGTGGTGGTGCTGTACTACTGGGCGAGCTGGAGCCAATCGCTTCCGGATGACGCCAAGAAGCTTCAGTCCCTGCTGAAGGACTACGAAGGGAAGGGGCTGGCGGTGGTGACGGTGAGCGTGGACCACGACCCGAAGGTGGCGGCCGAGGCCGCGAAGAAGGTCGGGCTGCCCGGCACCCACCTGTTCGCAGAAGGCGGGCTGGACGGCAGCGCGCTGGCCGCCGCCTACGGCATCCTGGCACCGCCGCACGCGTTCGTCATCGGCAAGGACGGCAAGATCGTGAACCGCAAGGCCCAGGTTCAGACCCTTGAGGACGACCTCAAGAAGCTGTTCAGCGACAAGTAA
- a CDS encoding aldehyde dehydrogenase family protein — MSTPFAAEVAAARTAQESWGRLPVRERLRCVRKLRALLVERMDAVGEAIAADIGRPALEIAGSEILPTAAALKFLEKRAARALAPRAVSWWDQPTWLMGNRDVVHHRPWGVVGIIGTWNYPVFLNVGQIAQALVAGNAVLWKPSENVPQTSVATAQLFRDAGLPPALLQVLPATREAGPQLAEADVDHVVFTGSDVVGRKLAARLGERLVPSTLELSGCDAMFVFADADLAMAAKAAWFGLSINRGQTCIAVRRVFVQRQWCEAFVALLKPLIERAGPMGLVTPGQLTQAERLIRDAVKRGATAVPAPNGEGNDGPVGGGAASASLRPTVLINVPADAAFCREACFAPVTAVIPFDTPDEALALAKLSPFGLSASVFSADVEAGRAFAARVPSGSVVINDVLAPTAHPATPFGGRGASGWGETQGREGLLAMTTPQVVTVHNGTLRPHLDDAANPDPATGEILRGLIRFSHGRGLRHKLGGLWQMVRGVRRKKK; from the coding sequence ATGAGCACTCCCTTCGCCGCCGAAGTCGCCGCCGCCCGCACCGCCCAGGAGTCGTGGGGGCGGCTTCCCGTTCGCGAGCGGCTCCGGTGCGTTCGCAAGCTGCGGGCACTGCTGGTCGAGCGGATGGACGCCGTCGGCGAGGCCATCGCGGCGGACATCGGCCGCCCAGCGCTCGAGATCGCGGGGAGCGAAATCCTCCCCACCGCTGCGGCGCTCAAGTTCCTCGAAAAGCGCGCCGCCCGCGCCCTCGCCCCGCGGGCCGTGTCGTGGTGGGACCAGCCCACCTGGCTCATGGGCAACCGGGATGTCGTTCACCACCGCCCCTGGGGCGTGGTCGGGATCATCGGGACGTGGAACTACCCGGTGTTCCTGAACGTCGGGCAGATCGCGCAGGCGCTCGTCGCGGGCAACGCGGTGCTGTGGAAGCCGAGCGAGAACGTGCCCCAGACGTCGGTCGCGACCGCCCAACTCTTCCGCGACGCGGGCTTGCCCCCTGCCCTGCTTCAGGTGCTGCCGGCGACCCGCGAGGCCGGGCCGCAACTGGCCGAGGCGGACGTGGACCACGTCGTGTTCACCGGGTCCGACGTGGTCGGCCGGAAGCTCGCGGCCCGGCTGGGAGAGCGGCTCGTCCCGTCCACCCTGGAGCTTTCCGGGTGCGACGCGATGTTCGTGTTCGCCGACGCCGACCTCGCGATGGCCGCGAAGGCCGCGTGGTTCGGGCTGTCGATCAACCGCGGCCAGACCTGCATCGCGGTGCGGCGCGTCTTCGTGCAGCGGCAGTGGTGCGAGGCGTTCGTGGCGCTGCTGAAGCCGCTGATCGAGCGGGCCGGCCCGATGGGGCTCGTCACCCCGGGGCAACTCACCCAGGCCGAGCGGCTCATTCGAGACGCCGTCAAACGCGGGGCGACGGCGGTGCCGGCTCCGAACGGAGAGGGCAACGACGGCCCCGTCGGCGGGGGGGCGGCTTCCGCCTCCCTGCGCCCGACGGTTCTGATTAACGTCCCGGCGGACGCGGCGTTCTGCCGCGAGGCGTGCTTCGCGCCGGTCACGGCCGTCATCCCGTTCGACACCCCCGACGAGGCGCTGGCGCTGGCGAAGCTCTCGCCGTTCGGGCTGTCCGCGTCGGTCTTCTCGGCGGACGTTGAGGCGGGGCGCGCGTTCGCGGCGCGGGTGCCGTCGGGGAGCGTCGTCATCAACGATGTGCTCGCGCCGACCGCCCACCCCGCGACCCCGTTCGGCGGGCGCGGGGCCAGCGGTTGGGGGGAGACCCAGGGCCGGGAAGGGTTGCTCGCGATGACAACCCCACAGGTGGTGACCGTTCACAACGGCACGCTGCGGCCGCACCTGGACGACGCCGCCAACCCGGACCCCGCCACGGGCGAGATCCTGCGCGGGCTGATCCGGTTCTCGCACGGGCGGGGGCTCCGGCACAAGCTCGGCGGGCTGTGGCAGATGGTGCGGGGCGTCCGGCGCAAGAAGAAGTAA
- a CDS encoding serine/threonine-protein kinase, translated as MLSPLSCQRCQKSQALLPSGVCSACLAPDASARTSPNVLFASGGFSPEGPTTPAHAFFFAAQSAPAVRPLPAPPPGFELLRRLGEGGMGDVYLARECPSGREVALKFLKHPEHYVAHQRFVAELRALVELEHPNVVRVHASDFMRSTPFFTMEHATGGSLSDALESDEGGPNPLAPKDAVGIIRVVAGAVAAAHAKGIIHRDLKPSNVLLFGGPRAWDKLKVADFGLARRLNAEDDENLTVTTDTIGTPGYAPPEQVSRANGDIDFRADVYGLGATLYHLLTGRAPFTGPTQASVIEQVLADPPERVRKRRPEVPLRLEAIVLKCLAKDPADRYESVTSFLADLDRYEAGLRPKAPLMTRRRRARCWANDRRHALAAAAALMFLTSIGSVGAMRGVGLGSADAGVIRPPLVPVPKVADLPATPSAVNFCPELTDEEVTRALRNGQRVELLGRTGPRTPIGWGLNPCPVTLPEEGGNGLVLKGREGCALQLLADPGIDSYRIRAELRQDLRTPPVGPVGSRMPQVPRVGIVLGYRRIKAKDRIVNAFVTATICESGQNGQEAGEAALTDHGVIEYPLQPSSSAIHPKGRCPLTANEKAPSARVLEVDVTPQKLVFRHGGQELIQSAQLQEHWVCIEQALNANPQLGGQVHLGEWSSRRPVGIWVQESWATVLSFSIEPLPK; from the coding sequence GTGCTCTCGCCCTTATCTTGCCAGCGGTGCCAGAAGTCTCAGGCCCTTCTGCCGAGCGGTGTGTGCTCGGCGTGCCTGGCCCCCGACGCCAGCGCGCGCACCTCACCGAACGTGCTATTCGCGAGCGGCGGCTTTTCGCCCGAAGGGCCGACGACGCCCGCCCACGCGTTCTTTTTCGCCGCGCAATCGGCCCCCGCCGTCCGCCCGCTGCCCGCCCCGCCGCCCGGATTCGAACTGCTCCGCCGGCTCGGCGAGGGCGGCATGGGTGACGTGTACCTGGCGCGGGAGTGCCCGTCCGGCCGCGAGGTCGCGCTGAAGTTCTTGAAGCACCCCGAACATTACGTCGCACACCAGCGTTTCGTGGCCGAGCTGCGCGCCCTGGTCGAACTGGAACACCCGAACGTCGTTCGGGTACACGCGTCGGACTTCATGCGGTCCACCCCGTTCTTCACCATGGAGCACGCCACCGGCGGGTCGCTGTCCGATGCGCTCGAGTCGGACGAAGGGGGGCCGAATCCGCTGGCGCCGAAGGACGCGGTCGGCATCATCCGGGTCGTCGCCGGTGCGGTCGCGGCGGCGCACGCAAAGGGCATCATCCACCGCGACCTGAAACCGAGCAACGTGCTGCTGTTCGGTGGTCCTCGTGCCTGGGACAAGCTGAAGGTGGCGGACTTCGGGCTAGCGCGGCGGCTCAACGCCGAAGACGACGAGAACCTTACGGTAACGACCGACACGATCGGCACCCCGGGGTACGCACCGCCGGAGCAGGTGTCGCGGGCGAACGGCGACATCGATTTCCGGGCCGACGTGTACGGGCTCGGGGCGACCCTGTACCACCTGCTGACCGGTCGCGCCCCGTTCACCGGCCCGACCCAGGCGTCCGTCATAGAGCAGGTGCTCGCGGACCCGCCCGAGCGGGTCCGCAAGCGCCGCCCCGAGGTGCCGCTGCGCCTGGAAGCGATCGTCCTGAAGTGCCTCGCGAAGGACCCGGCGGACCGGTACGAGTCGGTTACGAGCTTCCTGGCGGACCTGGACCGGTATGAGGCCGGGTTGCGTCCCAAGGCGCCCTTGATGACCCGACGGCGGCGGGCGCGGTGCTGGGCGAACGATCGCCGGCACGCTCTCGCCGCCGCGGCGGCGCTGATGTTCCTCACCTCGATTGGGTCGGTCGGGGCGATGCGGGGGGTCGGATTGGGATCGGCGGACGCCGGTGTTATCAGACCGCCCTTGGTGCCGGTGCCGAAAGTGGCCGATCTGCCGGCCACGCCATCCGCCGTTAATTTCTGCCCCGAACTGACTGATGAAGAGGTGACCCGCGCCCTCCGCAACGGGCAGCGCGTCGAGTTACTCGGCCGGACCGGACCGCGGACCCCGATCGGGTGGGGCCTGAACCCCTGTCCGGTCACACTGCCGGAAGAAGGCGGCAACGGCCTCGTGCTCAAAGGCCGGGAGGGTTGCGCCCTCCAACTTCTTGCCGACCCGGGCATCGACAGCTATCGGATCCGCGCCGAACTTCGCCAGGACCTCCGGACCCCACCGGTCGGGCCGGTCGGCAGCAGAATGCCCCAGGTGCCTCGCGTCGGGATCGTCCTCGGGTACCGTCGCATCAAGGCGAAGGACCGCATCGTTAATGCGTTTGTGACCGCAACGATTTGTGAATCGGGACAGAATGGGCAAGAGGCCGGCGAGGCCGCATTGACGGATCACGGTGTGATCGAATACCCGCTGCAACCGTCTTCTTCGGCTATTCACCCCAAGGGACGCTGCCCGCTCACCGCGAACGAAAAGGCGCCGTCGGCCCGCGTACTGGAAGTTGACGTGACTCCGCAGAAGCTCGTTTTCCGCCACGGGGGCCAGGAGCTGATCCAGTCGGCCCAACTCCAGGAGCACTGGGTTTGCATCGAACAGGCGCTGAACGCGAACCCGCAGCTCGGGGGACAGGTCCATCTTGGTGAGTGGTCCTCTCGGCGCCCGGTCGGCATTTGGGTCCAGGAGTCGTGGGCGACTGTACTCAGCTTCAGTATCGAGCCGCTGCCCAAATAG
- the proS gene encoding proline--tRNA ligase — MADAITQRATNYAQWYLDIVKEAGLADNSDVRGCMVIKPTGFALWEKMQKALDGLFKSTGHVNAYFPLFIPMSFLAKEEQMAEGFAKECAVVTHYRLKAEPGKPLHVDPAAELEEPLIVRPTSETIIWNTYKKWVQSYRDLPLLINQWANVVRWEMRTRLFLRTAEFLWQEGHTAHATAKEAEEETLQMVRVYQKFAEEWMAMPVLVGPKTDGQKFPGAVYTLCIEAMMQDGKALQAGTSHFLGQNFAKAFDVKFKDQSNKEEYAWATSWGVSTRLIGGLIMTHSDDNGLVVPPRLAPTHVVIVPLGKNDAERGPSIAAAEKLAAELRALPRDDFFGYEPISVKIDTMFDKQPGFRYAEHEVRGVPVRVEIGPKDIEKGACAVARRDVPGKEGKQFGIPLPGAAEHISKLLRDIQASLFARAKTYRDANLVTANTLDEFKALFPVEKDEGGTTGGLKFVLAHWDGTRETEDRVQAEYKATIRCLPFDGPQESGTCIFTGKPSARKVVFARAY; from the coding sequence ATGGCCGACGCCATCACACAACGCGCGACGAACTACGCCCAGTGGTACCTGGACATCGTCAAAGAGGCCGGGCTGGCCGACAACTCCGACGTCCGCGGGTGCATGGTCATCAAGCCCACCGGGTTCGCGCTGTGGGAGAAGATGCAGAAGGCCCTCGACGGCCTGTTCAAGAGCACCGGCCACGTCAACGCGTACTTCCCGCTGTTCATCCCCATGAGCTTCCTCGCGAAGGAGGAGCAGATGGCGGAGGGGTTCGCCAAGGAGTGCGCGGTGGTCACCCACTACCGGCTCAAGGCCGAGCCCGGGAAGCCCCTGCACGTCGACCCCGCCGCGGAACTCGAGGAGCCGCTGATCGTCCGCCCCACGTCCGAAACGATCATCTGGAACACCTACAAGAAGTGGGTCCAGAGCTACCGCGACCTGCCGCTCCTCATCAACCAGTGGGCGAACGTGGTGCGCTGGGAGATGCGCACCCGGCTGTTCCTGCGCACCGCCGAGTTCCTCTGGCAAGAGGGCCACACCGCGCACGCCACCGCGAAGGAGGCCGAGGAGGAGACCCTCCAGATGGTCCGCGTGTACCAGAAGTTCGCGGAAGAGTGGATGGCGATGCCCGTGCTGGTCGGTCCCAAGACCGACGGCCAGAAGTTCCCCGGGGCCGTGTACACGCTCTGCATCGAGGCGATGATGCAGGACGGCAAGGCGCTCCAGGCCGGCACGTCGCACTTCCTCGGACAGAACTTCGCGAAGGCGTTCGACGTGAAGTTCAAGGACCAGAGCAACAAGGAAGAGTACGCGTGGGCCACGAGTTGGGGCGTGAGCACGCGCCTCATCGGCGGGCTCATCATGACGCACTCCGACGACAACGGGCTGGTGGTCCCGCCCCGGCTCGCGCCGACGCACGTCGTGATCGTGCCCCTCGGGAAGAACGACGCCGAGCGCGGCCCCTCGATCGCGGCGGCCGAGAAGTTGGCCGCCGAACTCCGCGCGCTGCCCCGTGACGACTTCTTCGGGTACGAGCCGATCAGCGTGAAGATCGACACGATGTTCGACAAGCAGCCCGGGTTCCGGTACGCGGAGCACGAGGTGCGCGGGGTGCCGGTGCGGGTCGAGATCGGGCCGAAGGACATTGAGAAGGGTGCTTGCGCGGTCGCCCGACGGGACGTACCCGGTAAGGAGGGCAAGCAGTTCGGTATCCCGCTGCCCGGGGCCGCGGAGCACATCAGCAAGTTGCTCCGGGACATCCAGGCGAGCCTGTTCGCCCGGGCCAAGACCTACCGCGACGCGAACCTCGTCACCGCGAACACACTCGACGAATTCAAGGCGCTCTTCCCGGTCGAGAAGGACGAGGGCGGCACGACGGGCGGGCTGAAGTTCGTGCTGGCGCACTGGGACGGCACCCGCGAGACCGAGGACCGCGTGCAGGCCGAGTACAAGGCCACCATCCGGTGCCTACCGTTCGACGGGCCGCAGGAGTCCGGGACCTGCATCTTCACAGGCAAGCCCAGCGCACGAAAGGTCGTGTTCGCCCGCGCTTACTAA
- a CDS encoding TIGR03364 family FAD-dependent oxidoreductase, which produces MSSDKRADVAVVGAGIVGLAFAWEAARRGHSVVLFDRTPGPQGASVRNFGMVWPIGQLPGPAYDRALRSRARWLELKERAGLWVSECGSLHVAHDDDEDALLREFAELARPGGIRCEYLPRADALGRFPAINPAGFRGALHSPTELAVNPPDTLARLPRFLAEAHGVQLRLGEAVTSVDAPQVRTAAGDVWRADRVFVCSGADFETLFPETFAASGIRRCKLQMMKTRPQPNGWRAGTHIAGGLTLCHYKAFELCSTLPALKARIAATMPEYVKYGIHVMAAQNDRGEVVIGDSHEYDADISVFDKTEIDELILKEIRTMIDVPDWTIGARWHGIYAKHPEKHFVTHEPHPGCVIAVAPGGLGMTMSFALAEDWWNANT; this is translated from the coding sequence GTGTCCAGTGACAAGCGGGCGGACGTGGCGGTGGTGGGCGCGGGCATCGTCGGCCTGGCGTTCGCGTGGGAGGCGGCGCGGCGGGGGCACTCGGTCGTGCTGTTCGACCGCACCCCGGGGCCACAAGGCGCGTCGGTGCGGAACTTCGGGATGGTGTGGCCGATCGGCCAACTGCCGGGGCCGGCCTACGACCGGGCGCTCCGGAGCCGGGCGCGGTGGCTGGAACTGAAGGAGCGGGCCGGGCTGTGGGTGTCCGAGTGCGGGTCGCTGCACGTCGCCCACGACGACGACGAGGACGCGCTGCTCCGGGAGTTCGCGGAGCTGGCGCGCCCCGGCGGGATCCGGTGCGAGTACCTGCCGCGCGCCGACGCGCTGGGCCGGTTCCCGGCGATCAACCCGGCTGGGTTCCGCGGCGCCCTCCACAGCCCCACCGAACTGGCGGTGAACCCGCCGGACACGCTCGCCCGGCTGCCGCGGTTCCTGGCGGAGGCCCACGGCGTGCAGTTGCGGCTCGGCGAGGCGGTGACGAGCGTGGACGCGCCGCAGGTCCGCACCGCCGCCGGCGACGTGTGGCGGGCGGACCGCGTCTTCGTGTGCTCCGGGGCCGACTTCGAGACGCTGTTCCCGGAGACGTTCGCGGCCAGCGGCATCCGCCGGTGCAAGCTCCAGATGATGAAGACGCGACCGCAGCCCAACGGTTGGCGCGCCGGCACCCACATCGCCGGCGGCCTCACGCTGTGCCACTACAAGGCGTTCGAGCTGTGCTCCACCCTGCCGGCGCTCAAGGCCCGGATCGCGGCCACCATGCCCGAGTACGTGAAATACGGCATCCACGTGATGGCGGCGCAGAACGACCGGGGCGAGGTGGTGATCGGCGACTCGCACGAGTACGACGCCGACATCAGCGTGTTCGACAAGACCGAGATCGATGAACTGATTCTGAAAGAAATCCGGACGATGATCGACGTGCCGGACTGGACGATCGGCGCGCGGTGGCACGGGATCTACGCGAAGCACCCGGAGAAGCACTTCGTGACGCACGAGCCGCACCCCGGGTGTGTGATCGCGGTGGCCCCCGGCGGCCTTGGGATGACCATGTCGTTCGCGCTGGCCGAAGACTGGTGGAACGCGAACACTTAA